One region of Triticum aestivum cultivar Chinese Spring chromosome 6B, IWGSC CS RefSeq v2.1, whole genome shotgun sequence genomic DNA includes:
- the LOC123136207 gene encoding IQ domain-containing protein IQM3 — protein MEVETAMPPPAEGPVRVHPASREPDHTGASSSPSPAAGGEANGAATKVQKVYRSYRTRRKLADSAVVVEELWWQALDFAQLNHSTVSFYDDPEPETAASRWNRVSLNASKVGQGLSKDAKALKLAFQHWIEAIDPRHRYGHNLHFYYAVWCQTQAGQPFFYWLDIGEGKDVDLPDCPRARLKKQCIRYLGPQEREFYEYIIKEGKIIHKISGEALDTSQGPKGTKWIFVMSTAKKLYAGQKERGVFQHSSFLAGGATIAAGRFTAENGVIKSIWAYSGHYKPSAENLSNFMSFLEENGVDLKEVEVRSSTKEDYYEDPTPNSKQNPAAAIMPSNPPQLILPSNMVEEAKASGPSSQTEVGKDDNLRVEKARPAYQRTLSGGLQSPRDAGVSQDAILERVNSKSKSKSYQLGHRLSLKWSTGNGPRIGCVKDYPIELRMQALEMVQLSPRASTPPASWRVPSCLSPTSPTSPLVPMQASLPQPS, from the exons ATGGAGGTGGAGACtgcgatgcctcctccggcggaagGGCCGGTCCGCGTGCACCCTGCCTCGCGGGAGCCGGACCACACGGgggcctcctcctcgccgtcgccggcggccggaggcgaagcgAATGGCGCGGCCACCAAGGTGCAGAAGGTCTACCGGAGCTACCGGACCAGGCGCAAGCTCGCCGACTCCGCCGTCGTCGTCGAGGAGCTCTG GTGGCAAGCGCTGGACTTCGCGCAGCTCAACCACAGCACCGTCTCCTTCTACGACGACCCGGAGCCGGAGACCGCCGCCTCGCGCTGGAACCGCGTCAGCCTCAACGCATCCAAG GTGGGGCAGGGTTTATCCAAGGACGCCAAGGCTCTCAAGCTGGCTTTCCAGCACTGGATCGAGGCA ATTGATCCAAGACATAGGTATGGGCATAACCTGCATTTCTACTATGCTGTCTGGTGCCAGACCCAGGCTGGCCAGCCCTTCTTCTACTG GCTTGATATTGGTGAGGGAAAAGATGTAGATCTTCCAGACTGTCCAAGGGCTCGGCTGAAGAAGCAATGCATAAGATATCTTGGTCCA CAAGAGCGTGAGTTCTATGAATACATCATTAAAGAGGGAAAAATTATCCACAAGATATCTGGAGAGGCACTTGATACAAGCCAGGGCCCTAAAGGGACAAAATGGATTTTTGTTATGAGCACAGCAAAGAAACTTTATGCTGGGCAG AAAGAGAGAGGTGTATTCCAGCACTCCAGCTTTTTAGCAGGAGGTGCTACTATAGCTGCTGGAAGGTTTACTGCAGAAAATGGAGTTATCAAG TCCATCTGGGCTTATAGTGGACATTACAAACCAAGTGCGGAGAATCTTAGCAACTTCATGAGCTTTCTAGAAGAGAATGGAGTTGATCTGAAAGAAGTTGAG GTACGCTCAtccaccaaggaagactactatgaAGATCCAACACCTAATAGCAAACAGAACCCTGCTGCTGCTATCATGCCATCCAATCCTCCACAATTGATTCTCCCCTCCAACATGGTAGAAGAAGCCAAGGCATCTGGGCCATCTTCTCAGACTGAAGTTGGCAAGGATGATAATCTCCGTGTGGAGAAAGCAAGGCCAGCCTACCAAAGAACCTTATCAGGTGGCTTGCAAAGCCCTAGAGATGCCGGTGTCTCGCAGGATGCAATTCTTGAGAGGGTGAACTCCAAGAGCAAGTCAAAATCCTATCAGCTCGGCCACAGGCTGTCCCTGAAATGGAGCACTGGAAATGGTCCAAGAATTGGGTGTGTGAAGGATTATCCAATAGAGCTCAGAATGCAAGCGCTGGAGATGGTGCAGCTCTCACCGAGAGCATCGACTCCTCCGGCCTCGTGGAGGGTGCCGTCATGCCTCTCCCCCACCTCGCCGACGTCACCGCTCGTGCCAATGCAGGCCTCCCTGCCCCAGCCAAGCTAG
- the LOC123136209 gene encoding uncharacterized protein, producing MEETAAVAAATETVTAAETGTPEKSSYRYWVRQATGEAAPPPVPRKLDPSAANGGGGNPNALGSVWNQAGTWEEKNLNSWANGRIKDLLGSLGSLDFSTGKASIDEVSKCSGDAFLVTVRNKKRVGYNYELSLRFKGEWLVKEEKKKVTGHIDIPEFSFGELDDLEAEVRFTDTLEWDDKSRICKDVKLFLSPIKEKLRAFELELKDR from the exons ATGGAGGAGacggcggccgtggcggcggcgacggagacCGTGACGGCGGCGGAGACGGGGACGCCGGAGAAGTCGTCGTACAGGTACTGGGTGCGGCAGGCCACGGGCGAGGCGGCGCCTCCCCCTGTCCCGCGCAAGCTCGACCCCTCCGCcgccaacggcggcggcggcaaccccAACGCCCTCGGCTCCGTCTGGAATCAG GCTGGAACATGGGAGGAAAAGAATCTCAATTCATGGGCTAATGGTAGGATAAAG GATTTGCTGGGTTCTTTAGGTTCACTGGATTTCTCCACGGGGAAGGCATCTATTGATGAAGTGTCCAAATGCTCAGGCGAT GCATTTCTAGTAACGGTCCGTAATAAGAAGAGAGTAGGTTATAATTATGAGCTGAGCTTGAGATTTAAAG GTGAATGGTTAGtcaaggaagagaagaagaaggtcACTGGCCATATAGACATCCCCGAGTTTTCATTTGGTGAGCTTGATGACCTTGAG GCAGAAGTGAGGTTCACCGATACCCTCGAATGGGACGACAAGTCGCGGATCTGCAAGGATGTGAAATTGTTCCTTTCGCCTATAAAGGAGAAGCTGCGGGCGTTCGAGCTCGAGCTGAAAGATAGGTAG
- the LOC123136208 gene encoding protein arginine N-methyltransferase 5 isoform X2, translating into MPLGQRAGDKSDSRYCGVEVLDFPAGDGLPAVLTHSLSSAFDFLLAPLVDPEYRPTPGAVLPVAASDLVLSPSQWSSHIVGKISEWIDLDSEDEQLRLDSELTLKQEIAWATHLSLQACVIPPPKRSTCANYARVVNNILQGLTNMQLWLRIPLEKSESMDEDRGKSETVDSWEWWNSFRLLCEHSSQLYVALDILSSLPSMNSLGRWFGEPVRAAILQTDAFLTNARGYPCLSKRHQTLLTGFFNHSVQVIISGRSNHNVSQVSEGVLSGDENHTEDTPTRHALSPYLEYMAYLYQRMDPLPEQERFEINYRDFLQSPLQPLMDNLEAQTYETFEKDTVKYTQYQRAIAKALVDKVSEDEVSTTRTVLMVVGAGRGPLVRASLQAAEETGRKLKVYAVEKNPNAVITLHSLIKLEGWESMVTIISSDMRCWDAPEKADILVSELLGSFGDNELSPECLDGAQRFLKPDGISIPSSYTSFVQPVTASKLHNDIKAHKDIAHFETAYVVKLHRVARLAPPQEVFSFTHPNFSPKVSNQRYTKLQFELPQDTGSCLVHGFAGYFDAVLYKDVHLGIEPNTCTPNMFSWFPIFFPLRKPIYVPSESPIEVHFWRCCGATKVWYEWALVAPSPSPIHNSNGRSYWVGL; encoded by the exons ATGCCGCTGGGGCAGCGCGCCGGGGACAAGAGCGACTCCCGCTACTGCGGGGTCGAGGTGCTCGACTTCCCCGCCGGCGACGGCCTCCCCGCAGTCCTCACCCACTCCCTCTCCTCCGCCTTCGACTTCCTCCTCGCCCCGCTC GTCGATCCCGAGTACCGGCCCACGCCCGGCGCCGTCCTGCCGGTGGCGGCCTCGGACCTCGTCCTCAGCCCGTCCCAGTGGAGCAGCCACATCGTCGGGAAGATCAGCGAGTGGATTGATTTGGATTCCGAGGACGAGCAGCTCCGGCTCGACTCGGAGCTCACGCTCAAGCAGGAGATCGCCTGGGCGACTCATCTCTCCTTGCAG GCGTGCGTTATTCCTCCTCCCAAGAGATCGACCTGTGCCAATTATGCTAGAGTTGTAAATAATATTTTGCAAGGCCTGACCAATATGCAG TTGTGGCTTAGGATACCTCTGGAGAAGTCTGAATCTATGGACGAAGACCGtggcaaa AGTGAAACAGTAGACTCGTGGGAATGGTGGAATTCATTCAGACTGTTATGCGAGCATAGCAGTCAACTGTATGTAGCACTTGATATCTT GAGCTCGCTGCCATCAATGAACTCTCTAGGGCGCTGGTTCGGGGAGCCTGTAAGAGCTGCGATTCTTCAAACAGAT GCTTTTCTAACAAATGCAAGAGGTTATCCTTGCTTGTCCAAACGCCACCAAACTCTGCTTACTGGTTTTTTTAACCATTCAGTTCAG GTAATTATCTCTGGGAGATCAAATCATAATGTTTCCCAAGTATCTGAAGGAGTGCTCTCAGGTGATGAAAACCACACCGAAG ATACCCCCACTCGGCATGCATTGAGCCCGTACCTCGAGTACATGGCCTACCTCTATCAGAGGATGGATCCACTTCCTGAGCAAGAACGCTTTGAG ATCAACTATAGGGATTTCTTGCAATCTCCGCTCCAG CCTCTGATGGATAATTTGGAAGCTCAGACGTATGAGACTTTCGAGAAAGACACTGTGAAGTATACACAG TATCAAAGAGCAATTGCTAAGGCTTTGGTTGATAAGGTCTCAGAGGATGAAGTTTCCACAACTAGGACG GTCTTGATGGTTGTTGGAGCAGGCCGAGGGCCTCTCGTAAGAGCATCATTGCAA GCTGCAGAAGAAACTGGTCGGAAGCTAAAAGTATATGCAGTGGAGAAAAATCCTAACGCAGTTATTACTCTTCAT AGTTTGATCAAATTGGAAGGGTGGGAAAGCATGGTTACTATTATTTCTAGTGACATGCGGTGCTGGGATGCTCCTGAAAAAGCTGATATTTTG GTCAGCGAGTTGCTTGGGTCCTTTGGTGATAATGAGTTATCTCCTGAGTGTCTAGATGGTGCCCAAAGATTCTTGAAGCCTGATGGGATTTCTATTCCTTCATC TTACACAAGCTTTGTCCAACCAGTAACTGCATCAAAACTACACAATGAT ATTAAAGCACACAAAGATATTGCACATTTTGAAACGGCATATGTTGTCAAGCTACACCGAGTAGCAAGACTTGCACCTCCACAAGAG GTTTTCTCTTTCACACATCCAAACTTCTCACCAAAGGTCAGCAACCAAAGGTATACAAAGTTGCAGTTTGAACTACCACAAGACACGGGATCATGCCTTGTGCACG GATTCGCTGGATATTTTGATGCCGTACTATATAAAGATGTCCATCTAGGAATTGAGCCGAACACATGTACACCAAACATGTTTAGCTG GTTCCCAATCTTTTTCCCACTGAGGAAGCCCATATACGTGCCGTCAGAGTCGCCCATAGAAGTGCACTTTTGGCGATGCTGTGGTGCCACCAAG GTGTGGTACGAGTGGGCTCTGGTGGCGCCGTCTCCTTCCCCAATCCACAACAGCAATGGCCGTTCGTACTGGGTTGGTCTATAA
- the LOC123136208 gene encoding protein arginine N-methyltransferase 5 isoform X3 has translation MPLGQRAGDKSDSRYCGVEVLDFPAGDGLPAVLTHSLSSAFDFLLAPLVDPEYRPTPGAVLPVAASDLVLSPSQWSSHIVGKISEWIDLDSEDEQLRLDSELTLKQEIAWATHLSLQSETVDSWEWWNSFRLLCEHSSQLYVALDILSSLPSMNSLGRWFGEPVRAAILQTDAFLTNARGYPCLSKRHQTLLTGFFNHSVQVIISGRSNHNVSQVSEGVLSGDENHTEDTPTRHALSPYLEYMAYLYQRMDPLPEQERFEINYRDFLQSPLQPLMDNLEAQTYETFEKDTVKYTQYQRAIAKALVDKVSEDEVSTTRTVLMVVGAGRGPLVRASLQAAEETGRKLKVYAVEKNPNAVITLHSLIKLEGWESMVTIISSDMRCWDAPEKADILVSELLGSFGDNELSPECLDGAQRFLKPDGISIPSSYTSFVQPVTASKLHNDIKAHKDIAHFETAYVVKLHRVARLAPPQEVFSFTHPNFSPKVSNQRYTKLQFELPQDTGSCLVHGFAGYFDAVLYKDVHLGIEPNTCTPNMFSWFPIFFPLRKPIYVPSESPIEVHFWRCCGATKVWYEWALVAPSPSPIHNSNGRSYWVGL, from the exons ATGCCGCTGGGGCAGCGCGCCGGGGACAAGAGCGACTCCCGCTACTGCGGGGTCGAGGTGCTCGACTTCCCCGCCGGCGACGGCCTCCCCGCAGTCCTCACCCACTCCCTCTCCTCCGCCTTCGACTTCCTCCTCGCCCCGCTC GTCGATCCCGAGTACCGGCCCACGCCCGGCGCCGTCCTGCCGGTGGCGGCCTCGGACCTCGTCCTCAGCCCGTCCCAGTGGAGCAGCCACATCGTCGGGAAGATCAGCGAGTGGATTGATTTGGATTCCGAGGACGAGCAGCTCCGGCTCGACTCGGAGCTCACGCTCAAGCAGGAGATCGCCTGGGCGACTCATCTCTCCTTGCAG AGTGAAACAGTAGACTCGTGGGAATGGTGGAATTCATTCAGACTGTTATGCGAGCATAGCAGTCAACTGTATGTAGCACTTGATATCTT GAGCTCGCTGCCATCAATGAACTCTCTAGGGCGCTGGTTCGGGGAGCCTGTAAGAGCTGCGATTCTTCAAACAGAT GCTTTTCTAACAAATGCAAGAGGTTATCCTTGCTTGTCCAAACGCCACCAAACTCTGCTTACTGGTTTTTTTAACCATTCAGTTCAG GTAATTATCTCTGGGAGATCAAATCATAATGTTTCCCAAGTATCTGAAGGAGTGCTCTCAGGTGATGAAAACCACACCGAAG ATACCCCCACTCGGCATGCATTGAGCCCGTACCTCGAGTACATGGCCTACCTCTATCAGAGGATGGATCCACTTCCTGAGCAAGAACGCTTTGAG ATCAACTATAGGGATTTCTTGCAATCTCCGCTCCAG CCTCTGATGGATAATTTGGAAGCTCAGACGTATGAGACTTTCGAGAAAGACACTGTGAAGTATACACAG TATCAAAGAGCAATTGCTAAGGCTTTGGTTGATAAGGTCTCAGAGGATGAAGTTTCCACAACTAGGACG GTCTTGATGGTTGTTGGAGCAGGCCGAGGGCCTCTCGTAAGAGCATCATTGCAA GCTGCAGAAGAAACTGGTCGGAAGCTAAAAGTATATGCAGTGGAGAAAAATCCTAACGCAGTTATTACTCTTCAT AGTTTGATCAAATTGGAAGGGTGGGAAAGCATGGTTACTATTATTTCTAGTGACATGCGGTGCTGGGATGCTCCTGAAAAAGCTGATATTTTG GTCAGCGAGTTGCTTGGGTCCTTTGGTGATAATGAGTTATCTCCTGAGTGTCTAGATGGTGCCCAAAGATTCTTGAAGCCTGATGGGATTTCTATTCCTTCATC TTACACAAGCTTTGTCCAACCAGTAACTGCATCAAAACTACACAATGAT ATTAAAGCACACAAAGATATTGCACATTTTGAAACGGCATATGTTGTCAAGCTACACCGAGTAGCAAGACTTGCACCTCCACAAGAG GTTTTCTCTTTCACACATCCAAACTTCTCACCAAAGGTCAGCAACCAAAGGTATACAAAGTTGCAGTTTGAACTACCACAAGACACGGGATCATGCCTTGTGCACG GATTCGCTGGATATTTTGATGCCGTACTATATAAAGATGTCCATCTAGGAATTGAGCCGAACACATGTACACCAAACATGTTTAGCTG GTTCCCAATCTTTTTCCCACTGAGGAAGCCCATATACGTGCCGTCAGAGTCGCCCATAGAAGTGCACTTTTGGCGATGCTGTGGTGCCACCAAG GTGTGGTACGAGTGGGCTCTGGTGGCGCCGTCTCCTTCCCCAATCCACAACAGCAATGGCCGTTCGTACTGGGTTGGTCTATAA
- the LOC123136208 gene encoding protein arginine N-methyltransferase 5 isoform X1 yields the protein MPLGQRAGDKSDSRYCGVEVLDFPAGDGLPAVLTHSLSSAFDFLLAPLVDPEYRPTPGAVLPVAASDLVLSPSQWSSHIVGKISEWIDLDSEDEQLRLDSELTLKQEIAWATHLSLQACVIPPPKRSTCANYARVVNNILQGLTNMQLWLRIPLEKSESMDEDRGKVNNNNPTSETVDSWEWWNSFRLLCEHSSQLYVALDILSSLPSMNSLGRWFGEPVRAAILQTDAFLTNARGYPCLSKRHQTLLTGFFNHSVQVIISGRSNHNVSQVSEGVLSGDENHTEDTPTRHALSPYLEYMAYLYQRMDPLPEQERFEINYRDFLQSPLQPLMDNLEAQTYETFEKDTVKYTQYQRAIAKALVDKVSEDEVSTTRTVLMVVGAGRGPLVRASLQAAEETGRKLKVYAVEKNPNAVITLHSLIKLEGWESMVTIISSDMRCWDAPEKADILVSELLGSFGDNELSPECLDGAQRFLKPDGISIPSSYTSFVQPVTASKLHNDIKAHKDIAHFETAYVVKLHRVARLAPPQEVFSFTHPNFSPKVSNQRYTKLQFELPQDTGSCLVHGFAGYFDAVLYKDVHLGIEPNTCTPNMFSWFPIFFPLRKPIYVPSESPIEVHFWRCCGATKVWYEWALVAPSPSPIHNSNGRSYWVGL from the exons ATGCCGCTGGGGCAGCGCGCCGGGGACAAGAGCGACTCCCGCTACTGCGGGGTCGAGGTGCTCGACTTCCCCGCCGGCGACGGCCTCCCCGCAGTCCTCACCCACTCCCTCTCCTCCGCCTTCGACTTCCTCCTCGCCCCGCTC GTCGATCCCGAGTACCGGCCCACGCCCGGCGCCGTCCTGCCGGTGGCGGCCTCGGACCTCGTCCTCAGCCCGTCCCAGTGGAGCAGCCACATCGTCGGGAAGATCAGCGAGTGGATTGATTTGGATTCCGAGGACGAGCAGCTCCGGCTCGACTCGGAGCTCACGCTCAAGCAGGAGATCGCCTGGGCGACTCATCTCTCCTTGCAG GCGTGCGTTATTCCTCCTCCCAAGAGATCGACCTGTGCCAATTATGCTAGAGTTGTAAATAATATTTTGCAAGGCCTGACCAATATGCAG TTGTGGCTTAGGATACCTCTGGAGAAGTCTGAATCTATGGACGAAGACCGtggcaaagtaaataacaataacCCCACG AGTGAAACAGTAGACTCGTGGGAATGGTGGAATTCATTCAGACTGTTATGCGAGCATAGCAGTCAACTGTATGTAGCACTTGATATCTT GAGCTCGCTGCCATCAATGAACTCTCTAGGGCGCTGGTTCGGGGAGCCTGTAAGAGCTGCGATTCTTCAAACAGAT GCTTTTCTAACAAATGCAAGAGGTTATCCTTGCTTGTCCAAACGCCACCAAACTCTGCTTACTGGTTTTTTTAACCATTCAGTTCAG GTAATTATCTCTGGGAGATCAAATCATAATGTTTCCCAAGTATCTGAAGGAGTGCTCTCAGGTGATGAAAACCACACCGAAG ATACCCCCACTCGGCATGCATTGAGCCCGTACCTCGAGTACATGGCCTACCTCTATCAGAGGATGGATCCACTTCCTGAGCAAGAACGCTTTGAG ATCAACTATAGGGATTTCTTGCAATCTCCGCTCCAG CCTCTGATGGATAATTTGGAAGCTCAGACGTATGAGACTTTCGAGAAAGACACTGTGAAGTATACACAG TATCAAAGAGCAATTGCTAAGGCTTTGGTTGATAAGGTCTCAGAGGATGAAGTTTCCACAACTAGGACG GTCTTGATGGTTGTTGGAGCAGGCCGAGGGCCTCTCGTAAGAGCATCATTGCAA GCTGCAGAAGAAACTGGTCGGAAGCTAAAAGTATATGCAGTGGAGAAAAATCCTAACGCAGTTATTACTCTTCAT AGTTTGATCAAATTGGAAGGGTGGGAAAGCATGGTTACTATTATTTCTAGTGACATGCGGTGCTGGGATGCTCCTGAAAAAGCTGATATTTTG GTCAGCGAGTTGCTTGGGTCCTTTGGTGATAATGAGTTATCTCCTGAGTGTCTAGATGGTGCCCAAAGATTCTTGAAGCCTGATGGGATTTCTATTCCTTCATC TTACACAAGCTTTGTCCAACCAGTAACTGCATCAAAACTACACAATGAT ATTAAAGCACACAAAGATATTGCACATTTTGAAACGGCATATGTTGTCAAGCTACACCGAGTAGCAAGACTTGCACCTCCACAAGAG GTTTTCTCTTTCACACATCCAAACTTCTCACCAAAGGTCAGCAACCAAAGGTATACAAAGTTGCAGTTTGAACTACCACAAGACACGGGATCATGCCTTGTGCACG GATTCGCTGGATATTTTGATGCCGTACTATATAAAGATGTCCATCTAGGAATTGAGCCGAACACATGTACACCAAACATGTTTAGCTG GTTCCCAATCTTTTTCCCACTGAGGAAGCCCATATACGTGCCGTCAGAGTCGCCCATAGAAGTGCACTTTTGGCGATGCTGTGGTGCCACCAAG GTGTGGTACGAGTGGGCTCTGGTGGCGCCGTCTCCTTCCCCAATCCACAACAGCAATGGCCGTTCGTACTGGGTTGGTCTATAA